In Carassius gibelio isolate Cgi1373 ecotype wild population from Czech Republic chromosome B19, carGib1.2-hapl.c, whole genome shotgun sequence, one DNA window encodes the following:
- the si:dkey-211g8.6 gene encoding free fatty acid receptor 3, which yields MAKLNYQLLLSVYILTFLIGLPANILAFFTFLRKVHRKPTPIDILLLNLTISDLIFLAVLPFKMKEATDNLNWSLPYYLCPISSFLFFSTIYTSTLFLTAISIERYLGVAFPIRYALGRRPRNAVIASGFLWLLGSLNLSIVYIVPYIPSSDNSSHSKLQPNPHVTICYDNFTVEQLNILLPARLELFVVLFCIPLLICCFCYINFIRILSNLPHLGRRRRLRAIGLAVGTLLVFTVCFSPYNVSHVVGFIHGNSEWWRHFALISSTLNACLDPIIFYFSSAAVRSAIRSCVNGLKKKIHIVECRRCCSAVPSKTEAYKETNPPFDLG from the coding sequence ATGGCCAAGTTGAACTACCAGCTTCTCTTATCAGTCTACATCCTCACCTTCCTGATCGGCCTTCCCGCCAACATCCTAGCGTTCTTTACCTTCCTTCGAAAGGTTCACCGCAAGCCAACCCCCATCGACATTCTCCTGCTAAACCTGACAATATCTGACCTCATCTTCCTCGCGGTCCTGCCGTTCAAGATGAAGGAGGCCACTGACAACTTGAACTGGAGCCTGCCATATTATCTGTGCCCCATTAGCAGTTTCCTCTTCTTCTCCACCATCTACACCAGCACGTTATTTCTGACCGCGATTAGCATAGAGCGCTACTTAGGTGTTGCGTTTCCAATCCGATACGCTCTAGGCCGCCGTCCACGCAACGCTGTGATAGCAAGCGGCTTCCTCTGGCTTCTGGGATCTCTGAACCTCAGCATCGTCTACATTGTACCATACATACCCTCAAGTGATAATTCGAGCCACAGCAAGCTGCAACCCAATCCCCACGTGACAATCTGCTACGATAACTTCACCGTCGAACAGCTGAACATTCTACTTCCTGCTCGTCTGGAGCTTTTTGTCGTGCTTTTCTGTATACCCCTCCTCATCTGCTGCTTCTGCTATATAAACTTCATACGAATCCTCTCCAATCTGCCTCATCTTGGACGACGTCGTAGACTGAGGGCCATTGGGTTGGCGGTGGGGACGCTGTTGGTTTTCACCGTCTGTTTTAGCCCATATAACGTCTCGCACGTGGTTGGTTTCATTCACGGTAATAGCGAATGGTGGCGTCATTTTGCGTTGATCTCCAGCACTCTGAACGCCTGCTTGGACCCCATCATCTTTTACTTTTCCTCGGCTGCTGTTCGCAGTGCCATACGCTCATGTGTTAATGGTCTAAAGAAGAAAATTCACATCGTAGAATGCAGACGCTGCTGTTCTGCTGTCCCTTCCAAAACTGAAGCCTACAAGGAGACAAACCCACCTTTTGACCTGGGGTGA
- the si:dkey-211g8.8 gene encoding uncharacterized protein si:dkey-211g8.8, which translates to MLRSTPNQTSSLPSEIHEKQQTKKTISSIRNGADTFSEDAVPDENSSAKRLEVCDNYPQCDSEEVCLPETNHNAAPSSVKDDASQRNKKDDHKIALLSGKEEPYLSPLNSPKRCLINCSPEDETFTVGNGKRKRTSDYSQPEDYKGPKIGSDWEDRGNNRSSCEGKENKPHVNLSFEPELMRKKRFLYEIPETFGQNSEDGNSTAKMPDQPSGVRTSWERCPVEQIKNIADRSIEDLNTDISEPIRISDFSHYAKVIDYLIRFWWQQEKHERQDVTISVGGYSVRLQGSDLYCCPVRKYEKEIQLHDKHLNYATLKPSKEIAKNYSDTIWNYIKGHHDKVESCVLTPQDAIAVCAILFSEVIRYPSMFFHNILLMHCYKSWSEFSDYHPMVTGGSWKHQNKDEPPEKVVKREQENLVVCAKKIMRDEWKRGTLFKVTLQV; encoded by the exons ATGTTGAGAAGCACGCCTAACCAAACATCCTCACTGCCTTCGGAAATCCACGAAaaacagcaaacaaagaagaCCATATCTAG CATCAGAAATGGTGCAGATACCTTTTCTGAAGATGCAGTCCCAGATGAAAACTCTTCTGCCAAAAGGCTGGAA GTCTGTGACAACTATCCTCAGTGTGATTCAGAAGAAGTGTGTTTACCTGAAACCAACCACAATGCTGCGCCTTCTTCTGTGAAGGATGACGCAAGCCAACGGAACAAAAAAG ATGATCACAAGATTGCCTTACTCTCCGGTAAAGAGGAGCCATATTTGTCACCTCTCAACTCACCAAA GAGATGTTTAATTAACTGCTCACCTGAAGATGAAACATTCACTGTGGGAAATGGCAAACGAAAAAGAACAAG TGACTACAGTCAGCCTGAGGACTACAAAGGTCCTAAGATTGGCTCGGATTGGGAGGACAGAGGGAACAAC CGGTCCAGTTGCGAGGGGAAAGAAAACAAACCACACGTCAACCTGTCATTCGAGCCAGAGCTAATGAGGAAGAAGAGGTTTTTATATGAAATTCCTGAAACATTTGGTCAAAATTCAGAAGATGGAAACTCCACTGCAAAAATGCCTGATCAGCCATCTGGAGTGCGTACATCCTGGGAAAGATGTCCCGttgaacaaattaaaaacattgctGATAGGAGCATTGAAGACCTAAACACTGACATCAGTGAGCCAATCAGAATAAGCGATTTTTCCCACTATGCCAAAGTAATTGATTATCTCATCAGATTTTGGTGGCAACAGGAAAAGCATGAAAGGCAGGATGTCACCATTTCAGTTGGTGGATATTCAGTACGGTTGCAGGGAAGTGATCTGTACTGTTGTCCAGTCAGAAAATATGAGAAAGAGATACAACTTCATGacaaacatcttaattatgcaACACTGAAACCATCAAAAGAAATTGCTAAAAACTATTCGGATACAATTTGGAACTACATTAAGGGCCACCATGACAAGGTGGAATCTTGTGTACTGACACCTCAAGACGCCATTGCAGTGTGTGCTATTCTGTTCTCAGAAGTTATTAGGTATCCTAGCAtgtttttccacaacattcttttgatgCATTGTTATAAATCATGGAGTGAGTTTAGTGACTATCATCCCATGGTAACAGGAGGTTCTTGGAAACATCAGAACAAAGACGAACCTCCAGAGAAAGTTGTAAAGAGAGAACAAGAAAACCTTGTAGTTTGTGCTAAGAAAATAATGAGGGATGAGTGGAAAAGAGGCACTCTATTTAAAGTTACCTTGCAAGTTTGA